In Rhodothermus marinus DSM 4252, a single genomic region encodes these proteins:
- the polA gene encoding DNA polymerase I, which yields MQKEDQLSLFPEQEVDRPPPDMQRLYLIDAMALAYRAHYVFISRPLVNSKGQNTSAAYGFTTSLLKLIEEHGMDYMAVVFDAGGEEGTFREAIYEEYKAHREPPPEDLLANLPWIKEIVRALDIPVIEEPGVEADDVIGTLARRAEAHGIDVVIVSPDKDFLQLLSPRISIYKPARRGETFDLITIETFRETYGLEPHQFIDVLALMGDPSDNVPGVPGIGEKTAVQLIQQYGSVENLLAHAEEVKGKRAREGLLNHREEALLSKRLVTIRTDVPLRIRWEAFHRARPDLPRLLQIFQELEFDSLVRRIREGGLAGIVNGEAALDEALEAEGEPEFDFGPYEPLQVYDPEKADYRIVRNRQQLDELVARLDGLERLAIDTETTSTEAMWASLVGIAFSWEKGQGYYVPTPLPDGTPTETVLERLAPILRRAQRKVGQNLKYDLVVLAQHGVEVPPPYFDTMVAHYLIAPEEPHNLDVLARQYLRYQMVAITELIGSGRDQKSMRDVSIDEVGPYACEDTDIALQLADVLAAELDRHGLRHIAEEMEFPLIEVLADMERTGICIDRTVLREIGKQLEAELHELEAKIYEVAGVEFNIGSPQQLADVLFKKLGLKPRARTSTGRPSTKESVLQELATQHPLPGLILDWRHLAKLKSTYVDGLEPLIHPETGRIHTTFNQTVTATGRLSSSNPNLQNIPVRTEMGREIRRAFVPRPGWKLLSADYVQIELRILAALSGDEALRRAFLEGQDIHTATAARVFKVPPEQVTPEQRRRAKMVNYGIPYGISAWGLAQRLRCSTREAQELIEEYQRAFPGVTRYLHRVVEEARQKGYVETLLGRRRYVPNINSRNRAERSMAERIAVNMPIQGTQADMIKLAMVHIYHRLQREGYRAKMLLQVHDELVFEMPPEEVEPVRQLVEQEMKQALPLEGVPIEVDIGVGDNWLDAH from the coding sequence GTGCAAAAAGAAGACCAGCTCAGTCTATTCCCGGAACAGGAAGTCGATCGGCCGCCGCCCGACATGCAGCGCCTGTACCTGATCGATGCCATGGCGCTGGCCTATCGGGCGCACTACGTGTTCATCAGCCGGCCGCTTGTCAACTCGAAGGGACAGAACACCTCGGCCGCCTACGGTTTTACGACCTCCCTTCTGAAGCTGATCGAAGAACACGGCATGGACTACATGGCCGTGGTCTTCGACGCCGGCGGGGAGGAGGGCACGTTTCGCGAAGCGATCTATGAGGAATACAAGGCGCATCGGGAGCCGCCGCCGGAAGATCTGCTGGCCAACCTGCCCTGGATCAAGGAGATCGTCCGGGCGCTGGACATTCCCGTCATCGAGGAGCCGGGCGTCGAGGCCGACGACGTGATCGGCACGCTGGCCCGTCGGGCCGAGGCGCACGGCATCGACGTAGTGATCGTCTCGCCTGACAAAGACTTTCTGCAACTGCTGAGCCCACGCATTTCCATCTACAAACCGGCGCGGCGCGGCGAAACCTTCGACCTGATCACCATCGAGACCTTCCGGGAGACCTACGGCCTGGAGCCGCACCAGTTCATCGACGTGCTGGCTCTCATGGGCGATCCGAGCGACAATGTGCCGGGCGTGCCGGGCATCGGCGAAAAGACCGCCGTGCAGCTCATTCAGCAGTACGGCTCGGTGGAAAACCTGCTGGCGCATGCCGAAGAGGTGAAAGGGAAGCGGGCCCGCGAGGGGCTGCTGAACCACCGCGAGGAAGCGCTCCTCTCGAAGCGACTGGTGACGATCCGGACCGATGTGCCGTTGCGCATTCGCTGGGAGGCGTTCCATCGCGCCCGGCCCGATCTGCCGCGCCTGCTGCAGATCTTTCAGGAGCTGGAATTCGACTCGCTGGTGCGGCGCATCCGGGAAGGCGGACTGGCCGGCATTGTGAACGGCGAAGCCGCCTTGGATGAGGCGCTTGAAGCGGAGGGCGAGCCGGAGTTCGACTTCGGGCCCTACGAGCCGCTGCAGGTGTACGATCCGGAAAAGGCGGACTACCGGATCGTCCGCAACCGCCAGCAGCTCGACGAACTCGTGGCGCGGCTGGACGGACTCGAACGGCTGGCCATCGACACGGAGACGACTTCGACCGAGGCCATGTGGGCCTCGCTGGTGGGCATTGCCTTTTCCTGGGAGAAAGGCCAGGGCTACTACGTGCCCACGCCGCTGCCGGACGGCACGCCGACCGAGACGGTGCTCGAGCGACTGGCGCCGATCCTCCGACGGGCGCAGCGCAAAGTCGGTCAGAACCTGAAGTACGATCTGGTGGTGCTGGCGCAGCACGGCGTCGAAGTCCCGCCCCCGTACTTCGACACGATGGTGGCGCACTACCTGATTGCGCCCGAGGAACCGCATAACCTGGACGTGCTGGCCCGCCAGTACCTTCGCTACCAGATGGTTGCCATCACGGAACTGATCGGCTCGGGTCGCGACCAGAAGTCCATGCGCGACGTGTCGATCGACGAGGTGGGGCCCTATGCCTGTGAAGACACGGACATTGCACTGCAACTGGCCGATGTGCTGGCCGCCGAGCTGGACCGACACGGACTCCGGCATATCGCCGAGGAGATGGAGTTTCCGCTCATCGAGGTGCTGGCCGATATGGAGCGGACGGGCATCTGCATCGATCGCACGGTGCTCCGGGAAATCGGTAAGCAACTCGAAGCGGAGCTTCACGAACTGGAGGCGAAGATCTATGAGGTGGCCGGCGTCGAATTCAACATCGGCTCGCCGCAGCAACTGGCGGACGTCTTATTCAAGAAGCTCGGGTTGAAGCCGCGGGCGCGTACCAGTACCGGCCGGCCTTCCACCAAAGAGAGCGTGCTGCAGGAGCTGGCCACGCAGCACCCGCTCCCCGGCCTGATTCTGGACTGGCGACACCTGGCCAAGCTCAAAAGCACCTACGTGGACGGCCTCGAGCCGCTCATCCATCCGGAGACCGGCCGCATCCACACCACGTTCAACCAGACGGTGACGGCTACCGGGCGGCTTTCCTCGAGCAACCCGAACCTGCAGAACATCCCGGTTCGCACCGAGATGGGGCGGGAGATCCGCAGGGCGTTTGTGCCGCGACCGGGCTGGAAGCTGCTCTCGGCCGACTACGTCCAGATCGAACTTCGCATTCTGGCCGCGTTGAGCGGCGACGAGGCGCTTCGCCGGGCCTTTCTGGAGGGACAGGACATCCATACGGCCACGGCAGCCCGCGTCTTCAAGGTGCCGCCCGAGCAGGTGACGCCCGAGCAGCGCCGCCGTGCCAAGATGGTCAACTACGGCATTCCCTACGGGATTTCGGCCTGGGGGCTGGCGCAGCGGCTTCGCTGCTCCACGCGCGAGGCGCAGGAGCTTATCGAAGAATATCAGCGGGCCTTTCCGGGCGTGACGCGCTACCTGCACCGCGTCGTCGAAGAGGCCCGCCAGAAGGGCTACGTCGAGACGCTGCTGGGCCGCCGCCGCTACGTACCGAACATCAACTCCCGCAACCGGGCCGAGCGCTCGATGGCCGAACGCATCGCCGTGAACATGCCCATCCAGGGCACGCAGGCCGACATGATCAAGCTGGCCATGGTGCACATCTATCACCGACTGCAGCGGGAGGGCTATCGGGCCAAGATGCTGCTCCAGGTGCACGACGAGCTGGTCTTCGAGATGCCTCCCGAAGAGGTGGAGCCCGTGCGCCAACTGGTCGAGCAAGAGATGAAGCAGGCCCTGCCGCTGGAAGGTGTGCCCATCGAGGTGGACATCGGCGTCGGCGACAACTGGCTGGATGCCCACTGA
- the rfbB gene encoding dTDP-glucose 4,6-dehydratase has protein sequence MSKQTPPVIHRPEVVLVTGGAGFIGSNFLLYMVPRYPEVQFINLDSLTYAGNLLNLRDIEDAPNYRFVRGDVADAPLVERLFREHGITTVVHFAAESHVDRSIMTPLSFVLTNTVGTVTLLEAARKAWGDHADPERFRFYHISTDEVFGSLGPEGYFTESTPYNPRSPYAASKAASDHFVRAYWHTYGLPVVISNCSNNYGPYQFPEKLIPLVILNALENRPIPIYGKGENVRDWLYVRDHCTAIERILLSGQTGQTYLVSAGCERKNLELVQQLLDLIDEELGRPVGQSRRLITFVKDRPGHDFRYALDASRLREELGWAPAYTLEEGLRETVRWYLTHRDWLEAVADASYRAYYEKQYALR, from the coding sequence ATGTCGAAGCAAACACCGCCCGTGATCCATCGGCCGGAGGTCGTGCTGGTGACCGGAGGAGCCGGCTTTATCGGGTCGAATTTTCTGCTCTACATGGTGCCCCGCTATCCCGAAGTGCAGTTCATCAACCTGGACAGTCTGACCTACGCGGGCAATCTGCTCAACCTGCGGGATATCGAAGACGCCCCGAACTACCGATTCGTACGGGGCGACGTGGCCGATGCGCCGCTGGTGGAGCGGCTGTTCCGGGAGCACGGCATTACCACGGTGGTGCACTTTGCCGCCGAAAGCCACGTGGATCGCTCCATCATGACGCCGCTGTCGTTCGTGTTGACGAACACGGTAGGCACCGTTACGCTGCTCGAAGCGGCGCGCAAGGCGTGGGGTGACCATGCCGACCCCGAGCGCTTTCGGTTCTACCACATCTCCACCGATGAGGTGTTCGGCAGTCTGGGACCGGAGGGCTACTTCACCGAATCGACGCCCTACAACCCGCGCTCGCCGTATGCGGCTTCCAAGGCGGCCAGCGACCACTTCGTGCGGGCCTACTGGCACACCTACGGCCTGCCTGTGGTGATTTCGAACTGCTCGAATAACTACGGTCCCTACCAGTTTCCCGAGAAGCTCATTCCGCTGGTCATCCTGAACGCGCTGGAGAACCGCCCCATCCCCATCTACGGCAAGGGCGAAAACGTGCGCGACTGGCTCTACGTGCGGGACCACTGCACGGCCATCGAGCGCATTCTGCTTTCCGGGCAGACCGGGCAGACCTACCTGGTCAGCGCGGGCTGCGAGCGCAAGAACCTGGAGCTGGTGCAGCAACTGCTGGACCTGATCGACGAGGAACTGGGACGGCCCGTGGGCCAGTCGCGGCGGCTCATCACGTTCGTCAAGGACCGGCCGGGCCATGACTTTCGCTATGCGCTCGATGCCTCCCGGCTACGAGAAGAGCTGGGCTGGGCGCCGGCCTACACGCTGGAAGAAGGGCTGCGCGAAACGGTCCGCTGGTACCTGACGCACCGCGACTGGCTGGAGGCCGTGGCCGACGCGTCGTACCGTGCCTACTACGAAAAACAATACGCCTTGCGCTGA
- a CDS encoding sugar phosphate nucleotidyltransferase, with translation MERPLKGIVLAGGTGSRLYPLTKVTNKHLLPVGRYPMIYHPLIRMRRVGIREVAVVTSPEHMGDVVNLLGSGRDFGLDLTYRVQDEPGGIAQAIGLCERFVDGDPFLVILGDNILSEDLHDEVAAYQEQLRRDGGGARVLLKEVPDPERYGVPRIEGDRIVEIIEKPARPPSRYAVTGIYFYDAYAFEVIRHLKPSARGELEVSDVSNAYIARGQLSYGILKGWWGDAGTIEGWHEANRLARDLVYEELENLRPNRR, from the coding sequence ATGGAACGTCCACTCAAAGGAATCGTGCTGGCCGGTGGTACGGGCAGCCGCCTCTATCCGCTGACGAAAGTCACGAACAAACACCTGCTGCCCGTCGGCCGCTATCCGATGATCTACCATCCGCTGATCCGGATGCGTCGTGTGGGCATCCGGGAAGTGGCCGTCGTGACCAGTCCCGAACACATGGGCGACGTGGTCAACCTGCTGGGCAGCGGCCGCGACTTCGGGCTGGACCTGACCTACCGCGTGCAGGACGAGCCCGGCGGCATCGCCCAGGCCATCGGGCTGTGCGAGCGCTTCGTCGACGGCGACCCGTTCCTGGTCATCCTCGGCGACAACATCCTCTCGGAAGACCTGCACGACGAAGTGGCTGCCTACCAGGAGCAACTGCGGCGCGACGGCGGCGGCGCCCGCGTGCTGCTGAAAGAGGTGCCCGATCCGGAGCGTTACGGCGTGCCCCGCATCGAAGGCGATCGGATCGTGGAAATCATCGAAAAGCCGGCCCGGCCGCCCAGCCGTTATGCCGTCACCGGCATCTACTTCTACGATGCCTATGCCTTCGAGGTCATCCGCCACCTGAAGCCCAGTGCCCGGGGTGAACTGGAGGTGAGCGACGTCAGCAACGCCTACATTGCCCGCGGCCAACTCTCCTACGGCATTCTGAAGGGCTGGTGGGGCGATGCCGGCACGATCGAGGGCTGGCACGAGGCCAATCGCCTGGCCCGGGATCTGGTCTATGAGGAACTGGAAAACCTGCGCCCGAACCGGCGATGA
- a CDS encoding dTDP-4-dehydrorhamnose 3,5-epimerase family protein: MNWKEGPIEGVVIRPLKRYEDARGWLAEFFRQDELDPSVYPVMGYVSLTHPGITRGPHEHREQTDLFVFFHGHLRLYLWDARPDSPTYSHRQVLDVGEAHPVTALVPPGVVHAYRNVGHTPALLINCPNRLYAGWGRREPVDEIRHENRPDHPFHMD, translated from the coding sequence ATGAACTGGAAAGAAGGTCCGATCGAAGGCGTCGTCATCCGGCCGCTCAAGCGCTACGAAGACGCCCGCGGGTGGCTGGCCGAGTTTTTTCGGCAGGACGAACTGGACCCGTCGGTCTATCCCGTCATGGGATACGTTTCGCTGACCCATCCCGGCATCACGCGCGGTCCGCACGAGCATCGGGAGCAGACGGACCTGTTCGTGTTTTTCCATGGTCACCTGCGGCTGTATCTGTGGGATGCCCGGCCCGACTCGCCCACCTACAGTCACCGACAGGTGCTCGACGTCGGCGAGGCCCATCCGGTCACCGCGCTGGTGCCGCCCGGGGTGGTCCACGCCTATCGCAACGTCGGCCACACGCCCGCCCTGCTGATCAACTGTCCGAATCGGCTCTACGCCGGATGGGGCCGTCGGGAGCCTGTCGATGAGATCCGCCACGAAAACCGACCGGATCATCCCTTTCACATGGACTGA
- a CDS encoding HAD family hydrolase, with protein MHLLLFDIDGTLIRTRGFGRQTMEAALSEWLGRPVTTEGVDFAGRTDPAILLDILKASGLPEHTARHLLPEALEVYSRAMIRRLRPEHLEVLPGVVMLLEELSEWPDVYLGLVTGNLRPVAFHKLAMAGLAGYFGEGAFGCDHANRNELPPLAIERIREATGYPFTGADAVIIGDTPHDVACARHAGASVAVVCTGGYSRDALEACRPDLLLEDLSDPEPLFKLLTQQALSRKAS; from the coding sequence GTGCATTTGCTGCTGTTCGACATCGACGGAACGCTGATCCGCACGCGCGGCTTCGGGCGCCAGACCATGGAAGCTGCGCTTTCGGAATGGCTGGGACGCCCGGTCACCACCGAAGGCGTCGATTTCGCCGGCCGCACGGATCCGGCCATCCTGCTGGATATCCTGAAGGCCAGCGGGTTGCCCGAACACACCGCCCGTCACCTGCTCCCCGAAGCGCTGGAAGTGTACAGCCGGGCCATGATCCGGCGGCTCCGGCCCGAACATCTCGAAGTGCTGCCCGGTGTGGTCATGCTGCTGGAAGAGCTGAGCGAGTGGCCCGACGTTTACCTGGGGCTGGTGACGGGCAACCTGCGCCCGGTTGCCTTCCACAAGCTGGCCATGGCGGGCCTGGCCGGGTATTTCGGGGAGGGCGCCTTCGGCTGCGACCATGCCAACCGCAACGAACTGCCCCCACTGGCCATCGAGCGCATCCGCGAAGCCACGGGCTACCCGTTCACCGGCGCCGATGCCGTGATCATCGGCGACACGCCGCACGACGTCGCCTGTGCCCGGCATGCCGGCGCCTCGGTGGCCGTCGTCTGCACGGGTGGCTATTCGCGCGACGCCCTGGAGGCCTGCCGCCCCGATCTGCTGCTGGAAGATCTGAGCGATCCGGAGCCCCTCTTTAAGCTGTTGACGCAGCAGGCCCTTTCACGCAAAGCGTCGTAG
- a CDS encoding fructosamine kinase family protein, with protein sequence MTLPAALQEALAKALGCPIRRAVPVGGGCIAQACRIETDRGPYFLKWGPPEVARTFAAEAAGLQALRAAESPLVIPEVVARSEARPDCPGFLLLEWIEPGRPGPRFWEHFGEGLARLHRYLGPRYGFDQENFIGRMPQENTWEDDWPTFFWRHRIEPQVRWARERSRWERSWDRWLERLEARLPELLPARPPASILHGDLWSGNFMVTADGRAALIDPAVYYGDRETDLAMTELFGGFDARFYAAYRAAWPLEPGYEERRELYNLYHLINHLNLFGGGYAAGVARTLRRFA encoded by the coding sequence ATGACGCTGCCTGCCGCGTTGCAGGAAGCACTGGCGAAGGCGCTGGGCTGCCCGATCCGTCGCGCCGTGCCCGTCGGGGGCGGGTGCATTGCGCAGGCCTGCCGGATCGAAACGGACCGGGGGCCGTACTTTCTGAAATGGGGCCCGCCCGAGGTGGCCCGCACCTTCGCGGCCGAGGCGGCCGGCCTGCAGGCACTCCGCGCCGCCGAAAGCCCGCTGGTGATCCCCGAGGTCGTGGCGCGGTCCGAGGCGCGTCCGGATTGTCCCGGATTCCTCCTGCTGGAATGGATCGAACCCGGCCGGCCCGGTCCCCGCTTCTGGGAGCATTTCGGCGAAGGGCTGGCCCGGTTGCACCGGTATCTGGGGCCCCGCTACGGCTTCGATCAGGAAAATTTCATCGGTCGCATGCCGCAGGAGAACACCTGGGAGGACGACTGGCCGACGTTCTTCTGGCGGCACCGCATCGAACCGCAGGTGCGCTGGGCACGCGAGCGATCGCGCTGGGAGCGGAGCTGGGATCGCTGGCTGGAGCGCCTCGAAGCCAGGTTGCCGGAGCTACTGCCGGCACGTCCGCCGGCCTCGATCCTGCACGGCGACCTCTGGAGCGGCAACTTCATGGTGACCGCCGACGGCCGCGCTGCACTGATCGATCCGGCCGTCTACTATGGCGATCGGGAGACCGATCTGGCGATGACCGAGCTCTTCGGTGGGTTCGATGCGCGCTTCTACGCGGCCTATCGGGCGGCCTGGCCGCTGGAGCCGGGCTACGAGGAGCGGCGGGAGCTGTACAACCTCTACCACCTGATCAACCACCTGAACCTTTTCGGCGGCGGCTATGCCGCAGGCGTGGCGCGCACGCTACGACGCTTTGCGTGA
- a CDS encoding low molecular weight protein-tyrosine-phosphatase produces MSQTNHQPIRVLFVCLGNICRSPLAEGVFRKLVDEAGLTAHFEIDSAGTGPWHVGEPADRRMQRTARRHGVDLSGHVARQLGREDLARYDHIYVMDRENLEDVLRLDRDGRFRHKVELFRTFDPEPGDGEVPDPYYGGERGFEEVYQIVERTARRLLEHLVSLYKLKETADLSR; encoded by the coding sequence ATGTCGCAGACCAATCATCAGCCAATCCGGGTACTTTTTGTGTGTCTGGGCAACATCTGCCGGAGTCCGCTGGCCGAGGGCGTCTTTCGCAAGCTGGTGGACGAGGCCGGACTGACGGCGCACTTCGAGATCGACTCGGCCGGGACCGGCCCCTGGCACGTCGGGGAGCCGGCCGACCGGCGCATGCAGCGCACGGCCCGGCGCCACGGTGTAGATCTGAGCGGCCATGTGGCCCGCCAGCTCGGCCGGGAAGATCTGGCCCGCTACGATCACATCTACGTCATGGACCGGGAAAACCTGGAAGACGTGCTCCGACTGGATCGGGACGGGCGCTTTCGGCACAAGGTGGAGCTCTTCCGCACGTTCGATCCGGAACCCGGCGACGGCGAAGTGCCCGATCCCTACTACGGCGGCGAGCGCGGCTTCGAGGAGGTCTATCAGATCGTGGAGCGCACGGCGCGCCGTCTGCTGGAGCACCTTGTTTCCCTCTACAAACTGAAGGAAACGGCCGATCTGTCGCGATGA
- the xseA gene encoding exodeoxyribonuclease VII large subunit gives MQPLFDSIFEPRVWRVGELAKALCETVESLYDELIVEGELSNFRRHRQSGHCYFTLQDGEAQLRCVMWASRVQRLYFRPEDGHQVQVHGRLTFYKPRGELQLIATSMTLAGAGARQQAFEALKRRLEAEGLFDPDRKRPLPRFPRRIGVVTSDSGAALQDILSILRRRFPVVEVLHCPVHVQGLQAAPSIARAIRLMNRLPEDRRPDVLIVGRGGGSVEDLWAFNEEVVARAIFASHIPVISAVGHETDVSIADLVADRRAATPSMAAEIAVPDRDELETMLIRTVQVMRQYLRQGLDRRRQRVHMLLHHYGLRRVPDRLDLLKTELQRLEAALQQQVRQLLERRRQTLTLLQSRLNAFDPQLPLQRGYVRVRCNGSLATRAHQLQPGDAVTLEFYDGRRDARITS, from the coding sequence ATGCAGCCTTTGTTTGATTCTATCTTCGAGCCACGCGTCTGGCGGGTCGGCGAACTGGCCAAGGCGCTCTGCGAGACGGTTGAATCGCTCTACGACGAGCTGATCGTCGAAGGCGAGCTCTCGAATTTTCGGCGGCACCGGCAGAGTGGCCACTGCTACTTTACGCTGCAGGATGGCGAGGCCCAGCTTCGCTGCGTCATGTGGGCCAGCCGGGTGCAGCGACTGTACTTCCGGCCGGAAGACGGCCACCAGGTACAGGTCCATGGCCGTCTGACGTTCTACAAGCCCCGAGGCGAGTTGCAGTTGATTGCCACGTCAATGACGCTGGCCGGCGCCGGTGCCCGCCAGCAGGCCTTCGAGGCGCTCAAGCGCAGGCTGGAAGCCGAGGGACTCTTCGACCCGGACCGGAAGCGTCCCCTTCCCCGCTTTCCCCGACGAATCGGCGTCGTCACCTCCGACAGCGGTGCCGCGTTGCAGGATATTCTCAGCATTCTGCGTCGCCGCTTTCCCGTCGTCGAGGTGCTGCACTGCCCGGTGCACGTGCAGGGATTGCAGGCGGCGCCGTCGATTGCCCGGGCCATCCGACTGATGAACCGGCTACCGGAGGATCGCCGTCCGGACGTGCTCATTGTGGGACGCGGCGGCGGATCGGTGGAAGACCTGTGGGCCTTCAACGAGGAAGTGGTCGCCCGGGCGATTTTCGCCTCCCACATCCCTGTCATCAGCGCCGTCGGACACGAAACGGACGTGTCGATTGCGGATCTGGTGGCCGACCGACGGGCGGCCACGCCGTCGATGGCGGCCGAGATCGCCGTACCGGATCGAGACGAACTGGAAACCATGCTGATCCGCACCGTGCAGGTCATGCGTCAGTACCTCCGGCAGGGTCTCGATCGGCGGCGCCAGCGTGTGCACATGCTGTTGCACCACTACGGCCTGCGTCGCGTCCCGGACCGGCTGGACCTCCTGAAGACCGAACTGCAACGGCTGGAAGCGGCTCTGCAGCAACAGGTCCGGCAATTGCTGGAACGGCGTCGGCAGACGTTGACCCTGCTGCAGAGCCGCCTGAATGCCTTCGATCCGCAGCTTCCCCTGCAACGGGGCTACGTGCGCGTGCGGTGCAATGGTAGCCTCGCCACCCGTGCGCATCAGCTCCAACCCGGCGACGCGGTCACGCTCGAATTCTACGATGGCCGGCGCGACGCCCGGATCACCTCTTAA
- a CDS encoding serine hydrolase domain-containing protein, which produces MYRLRFYGLLLLLAVAPALKAQRAPRYAVAPVSPHASLLIQIRDSIDALMRRYGVPGLSAAIGVDGELLWAEGFGYADVENRVPMLPQTKLRVASVSKSLTSAALGLLVEQGKLDLDAPVQRYVPSFPEKRWPITTRQLAGHLAGIRHYRDQEFYSMKHYDSVLEALEVFKDDTLLFRPGTRYAYSSYGWNLISAVIEGASDMPFLQFMRRYVFDPLDMHDTVAEHVDSLILHRARFYIYRDSLLMNAPYVDNSVKWAGGGFLSTAPDLVRFGNGLLTGRLLKPETVRLLFTSQRTEDGQETGYGMGWRVGEHLGRHFVWHTGGAVGGSSVLVLLPEAKVVVALIANLQGVRLAPLGFWIADQVARHMVEADAAVPSD; this is translated from the coding sequence ATGTATCGGCTCCGGTTTTATGGCCTGTTGCTGCTGCTGGCCGTAGCGCCGGCCCTGAAGGCGCAGCGGGCACCGCGGTACGCGGTAGCGCCGGTTTCTCCGCATGCGTCGCTGCTGATACAGATCCGGGACTCCATCGATGCGCTGATGCGGCGCTACGGGGTGCCTGGGCTTTCAGCAGCCATCGGTGTGGACGGCGAACTGCTCTGGGCGGAAGGATTCGGCTATGCCGACGTGGAAAACCGGGTCCCCATGCTGCCGCAGACGAAGTTGCGGGTGGCCAGCGTGTCCAAGTCACTGACGTCGGCCGCACTGGGACTGCTGGTAGAGCAGGGGAAACTGGACCTAGACGCTCCCGTGCAGCGCTACGTGCCTTCCTTTCCGGAAAAGCGCTGGCCGATCACGACCCGCCAGCTTGCCGGACACCTGGCGGGCATCCGCCACTACCGCGATCAGGAATTCTACAGCATGAAACACTACGATTCGGTGCTGGAGGCTCTGGAAGTCTTCAAAGATGACACGTTGCTTTTCCGGCCGGGTACGCGCTACGCGTACTCCAGTTACGGCTGGAATCTGATCAGCGCGGTGATCGAGGGAGCCTCCGACATGCCTTTCCTGCAGTTCATGCGCCGCTATGTGTTCGATCCGCTGGATATGCACGACACGGTAGCCGAGCACGTGGACAGCCTGATCCTGCACCGCGCCCGCTTTTATATCTACCGGGACAGTCTGCTGATGAATGCGCCCTACGTGGACAACAGCGTCAAGTGGGCCGGCGGCGGCTTTCTGTCGACGGCGCCGGATCTGGTACGTTTCGGCAATGGACTGCTGACCGGACGCCTGCTGAAGCCTGAGACGGTCCGATTGCTCTTCACCTCGCAACGCACCGAGGACGGGCAGGAGACCGGCTATGGGATGGGGTGGCGGGTCGGCGAGCACCTGGGACGCCATTTCGTCTGGCACACCGGCGGCGCCGTAGGAGGCAGTTCGGTGCTCGTGCTGCTGCCCGAAGCGAAAGTGGTTGTCGCCCTGATTGCCAACCTGCAGGGGGTGCGGCTGGCACCGCTGGGGTTCTGGATCGCCGATCAGGTAGCCCGGCACATGGTGGAAGCGGACGCGGCCGTTCCTTCCGATTAA